One region of Wyeomyia smithii strain HCP4-BCI-WySm-NY-G18 chromosome 3, ASM2978416v1, whole genome shotgun sequence genomic DNA includes:
- the LOC129729736 gene encoding cathepsin O-like: protein MSEVIEMIMILIIVTLCFLMIPLNLQPNAVIETRKKFDIFIRLYDKPYRYNVREYEHRFQVFRASLNKITSLNIRRVENDTAIYGITQYADLTDQEFLLMNLADLKHGLIPSIKESVSPLDKFIIESKSAEMKDNIIFSRAKRSLKIPDYLPKVVDWREKNVVPSLKSQGNCGACWAISVVDTIASLSAIKTGSKNVTELCNEQIIDCAENGNYGCDGGDTCRLLEWLQNEQIKVNTLQDCESGRLQNGNKDRCKFIKANKGDFKTVQRYSCVSLVNREHLMLRYLATHGPIVAAVNALSWQYYLGGVVQYHCDGDYDDLNHAVEIVGYNLEGSIPYYWVKNSWGPNFGDHGYIKIEIGKNLCGIANRVSFIELT, encoded by the exons ATGTCTGAAGTGATAGAAATGATAATGATTCTGATAATCGTGACGTTGTGCTTCCTGATGATACCGCTCAACTTGCAACCGAATGCAGTTATCGAGACACGTAAAAAGTTCGACATCTTCATACGGCTTTACGACAAGCCTTATCGGTATAACGTGCGCGAGTACGAACATCGTTTCCAAGTATTCCGAGCATCGCTAAATAAGATTACGTCTTTAAACATACGTCGTGTGGAGAATGATACAGCTATTTACGGCATAACACAATACGCAGATCTAACCGATCAGGAATTTTTGCTCATGAACCTGGCAGATTTGAAGCATGGTCTGATTCCGTCTATTAAGGAAAGTGTAAGTCCCCTGGACAAGTTCATAATAGAGTCGAAAAGTGCCGAAATGAAAGATAACATTATCTTCTCCAGAGCAAAACGATCACTCAAAATACCGGATTATCTCCCGAAGGTCGTTGATTG GCGAGAGAAAAATGTGGTTCCTTCATTGAAGTCGCAAGGAAATTGTGGCGCTTGTTGGGCTATTAGCGTTGTGGATACCATTGCATCGCTATCGGCCATCAAGACAGGGTCAAAGAATGTAACCGAATTGTGCAACGAGCAAATAATCGATTGTGCCGAAAACGGCAACTATGGTTGCGACGGCGGTGATACCTGTCGTCTGCTAGAGTGGCTACAAAACGAACAGATCAAGGTAAACACGTTACAGGACTGTGAATCTGGGCGATTACAAAATGGCAATAAGGACAGATGCAAATTTATCAAAGCTAATAAAGGAGATTTCAAGACAGTGCAGCGATATTCTTGTGTCAG TTTGGTTAACCGTGAACACTTGATGCTGCGCTATTTGGCCACGCACGGGCCGATTGTGGCAGCTGTCAATGCACTATCCTGGCAGTACTATCTTGGAGGTGTGGTGCAATACCACTGTGACGGTGACTACGACGATCTCAATCATGCGGTGGAAATAGTCGGATACAATTTGGAAGGAAGCATACCCTACTACTGGGTGAAAAACTCATGGGGCCCGAACTTCGGCGACCACGGGTACATCAAGATTGAGATCGGTAAAAACCTGTGCGGGATTGCGAATCGGGTTTCTTTCATTGAGTTGacgtga